The following coding sequences are from one Polynucleobacter sp. JS-JIR-II-50 window:
- a CDS encoding A24 family peptidase, with protein MGNVVFFDWIRICLIAILVYLAYFDLRTFRLPNIITLPLILLGLLFNGLADQGFISFQDAIIGATLGYACLWLLNRLYRIVKKQDGIGMGDAKLLAALGAWLGWLALPSILLMSSLTGLIGGIIWLQWNKQDHRSAFPFGPFLAIAGIIELLWPQTLQILLLSKPA; from the coding sequence ATGGGCAATGTTGTTTTTTTCGACTGGATACGAATCTGCCTGATAGCGATCTTGGTGTACTTAGCTTATTTCGATTTGCGCACCTTTCGCCTGCCCAATATCATCACCTTGCCGCTCATCTTGCTAGGCCTCTTGTTTAATGGCCTTGCAGATCAAGGCTTCATTTCTTTTCAAGATGCGATCATTGGAGCAACCCTAGGCTACGCCTGTCTTTGGCTCCTAAACCGTCTTTATCGGATAGTCAAAAAGCAAGATGGCATTGGAATGGGTGATGCCAAACTATTGGCAGCCTTGGGCGCTTGGCTCGGCTGGCTCGCATTACCCAGTATTTTGCTAATGTCATCCCTGACCGGACTGATTGGCGGCATTATCTGGCTGCAATGGAATAAACAAGATCATCGTTCAGCTTTTCCGTTTGGCCCTTTTCTGGCTATTGCTGGCATCATTGAGTTGTTATGGCCACAAACCCTACAAATCCTTCTTCTGAGCAAGCCGGCCTAG
- a CDS encoding methylated-DNA--[protein]-cysteine S-methyltransferase, whose amino-acid sequence MASSPTPLGSNSANYCVIAAPFGCLGISTEMVEGSLMLSRIDYLPANTALIAPHNQLAKEVARQCEGYFQDPHWQFDLPTKPAGTEYQRKVWASIQDIPAGKTQTYGELAKKIKSGARAVGTACGANPYPLIAPCHRVVSAQGIGGFMKENSPGLYRQIKLWLLRHEGAL is encoded by the coding sequence ATGGCTTCCTCACCAACCCCTTTAGGCTCAAATAGTGCTAACTACTGTGTTATCGCGGCACCTTTCGGGTGTCTTGGCATTTCGACAGAAATGGTGGAGGGTAGCCTGATGCTTTCTAGGATTGATTACTTGCCCGCCAATACGGCTTTAATCGCTCCACACAATCAGCTGGCTAAAGAGGTTGCTCGACAGTGCGAGGGTTACTTCCAGGATCCTCATTGGCAATTTGATTTACCCACAAAACCTGCGGGTACTGAGTATCAAAGAAAAGTGTGGGCTAGCATTCAAGATATACCCGCTGGTAAAACACAAACCTATGGTGAATTAGCGAAAAAGATTAAGAGTGGGGCTCGAGCAGTAGGTACAGCGTGCGGTGCCAATCCCTACCCCCTAATAGCGCCTTGCCATCGAGTGGTGTCTGCTCAAGGTATTGGTGGTTTCATGAAAGAAAACTCCCCAGGACTGTATCGCCAAATCAAGCTCTGGCTTTTAAGGCATGAAGGTGCTTTGTAG
- a CDS encoding molybdopterin cofactor-binding domain-containing protein: MKNQSLKSNSRRQFIQQSAALGGAFVVGMHLPMTSEAAVGDVAKPVLANAWVQITPNNQITLICARSEMGQDVYTSLPALLAEELNLPLSMIRVEIAGVAPVYINAMLGGQITGGSTSVREAFDKLRTAGAATRMVLIQAAAQRWNVSAADCKAMNGKVTHSSGKSATYGELAADAAKLPLPEKPALKSPANFMVIGKETMRRLDTPSKVAGKAVYGIDVKIPGMAIASLAQCPVIGGTPTSFDASAAMKVTGVIKVVQISDGVAVLAKDFYTARKGRDALKITWNEGSNANLNNAVVRKSLEDGLSKKGAVIKAVGDSNATVVNGKPLSAQYFLPYLAHSTMEPVNCSADVSNGKCRIIGPIQFQQGGQAVAAAAAGVKPEDVTIETTFLGGGFGRKLELDFIRQAAEISKAAGMPVKMLWTKEDDITHDFYRPMSIHKVDGVLGANGQLASLKAKMVSQSVTARAFPGFVKDGFDPFMVEGSNNITYEIPNLEITNVITDTGLRVGYWRSVSNALNAFAIESFVDEAAKAAGKDPVAYRIASLGKHPRAKAVLELAVKKSGYVPGSKRFGVAQMECYDTYSACILELDSAAKETKVKKITFVSDCGITVHPDQARAQLTGGVIYGLSAALSNEITIENGRVQQNNFNNYPSLRQNQVPVVEVHLVPSQEKPGGLGEVGVPLVAPALVNAIAAATGKRIRELPIKA; this comes from the coding sequence ATGAAAAATCAATCTTTAAAAAGCAACAGCCGTCGTCAATTTATTCAGCAAAGCGCTGCGCTTGGCGGTGCCTTTGTTGTTGGGATGCATCTGCCGATGACAAGTGAGGCTGCTGTAGGGGATGTTGCAAAGCCTGTCTTAGCAAACGCTTGGGTGCAAATTACCCCTAATAATCAAATTACGCTCATTTGTGCTCGCTCTGAGATGGGTCAGGACGTATATACCTCTTTGCCAGCTTTGCTAGCTGAGGAATTAAATTTACCTCTCTCAATGATTCGGGTTGAGATTGCTGGGGTTGCCCCTGTTTACATCAATGCGATGTTGGGCGGGCAAATTACTGGAGGCTCAACTTCAGTTCGTGAGGCCTTCGATAAATTAAGAACTGCTGGAGCTGCAACTCGTATGGTCTTAATTCAGGCCGCAGCTCAACGTTGGAACGTGTCAGCTGCCGACTGTAAGGCTATGAATGGCAAGGTAACGCATTCAAGTGGCAAATCAGCTACCTACGGAGAATTGGCTGCAGATGCAGCTAAGTTGCCTCTTCCAGAAAAACCAGCCTTAAAGTCGCCTGCGAATTTTATGGTGATTGGCAAAGAAACAATGCGTCGCTTGGATACGCCAAGCAAGGTTGCTGGTAAGGCAGTTTATGGAATTGACGTCAAGATTCCAGGTATGGCAATTGCATCTTTAGCGCAGTGCCCTGTTATTGGAGGTACGCCTACATCCTTTGATGCTTCCGCTGCAATGAAGGTGACTGGAGTGATTAAAGTTGTCCAGATTTCGGATGGTGTTGCAGTATTGGCTAAAGATTTTTATACGGCGCGTAAGGGTAGGGATGCCCTGAAAATTACCTGGAATGAAGGATCTAATGCGAATCTGAACAATGCTGTTGTTCGTAAGTCATTAGAGGATGGTTTATCTAAAAAGGGTGCTGTGATTAAAGCGGTGGGTGATTCTAATGCTACCGTTGTCAATGGCAAGCCGCTTAGTGCCCAATACTTTTTGCCATACTTAGCCCACTCCACTATGGAGCCTGTGAACTGTTCTGCTGATGTATCTAATGGTAAGTGCAGAATTATTGGGCCAATTCAATTTCAGCAAGGTGGGCAGGCGGTAGCTGCTGCTGCAGCTGGAGTTAAGCCGGAAGATGTCACGATTGAAACTACCTTCCTGGGTGGTGGATTTGGCCGCAAGTTGGAGTTGGACTTTATTCGTCAGGCCGCTGAAATTTCTAAAGCCGCTGGTATGCCAGTCAAGATGCTTTGGACCAAGGAGGATGACATTACCCATGACTTCTATCGCCCTATGAGTATTCATAAAGTGGATGGGGTCTTGGGTGCCAATGGTCAGTTAGCTTCCTTGAAAGCCAAAATGGTTTCTCAGTCAGTGACTGCACGAGCCTTTCCTGGTTTTGTGAAAGATGGTTTTGATCCATTCATGGTGGAAGGCTCGAACAATATTACTTATGAGATTCCCAATTTAGAAATTACTAACGTGATTACGGATACCGGGCTTCGAGTGGGTTATTGGCGCTCAGTCAGTAATGCGCTAAATGCATTTGCAATTGAGAGTTTCGTAGATGAGGCCGCTAAAGCTGCTGGGAAGGATCCCGTTGCATATCGGATAGCATCTTTAGGCAAGCACCCTCGAGCAAAAGCCGTCCTTGAGTTGGCGGTGAAAAAGTCTGGATATGTGCCTGGTAGTAAGCGTTTTGGTGTTGCGCAGATGGAGTGTTATGACACTTATTCTGCTTGCATCCTTGAATTGGATTCTGCGGCTAAAGAGACTAAGGTTAAGAAAATTACTTTCGTTTCTGATTGCGGAATTACAGTACATCCTGACCAGGCAAGAGCGCAGCTCACTGGTGGCGTGATTTACGGCTTGAGTGCAGCCTTAAGCAATGAAATTACGATTGAGAATGGCCGGGTTCAGCAGAATAACTTCAATAACTACCCCAGCTTGCGACAAAATCAAGTGCCTGTCGTTGAGGTGCATTTGGTGCCAAGTCAGGAGAAGCCGGGTGGCTTGGGTGAGGTTGGGGTGCCTTTAGTGGCCCCAGCTCTGGTCAACGCAATTGCTGCAGCAACTGGCAAGCGGATTCGGGAGTTGCCAATCAAGGCGTAG
- a CDS encoding GspE/PulE family protein: MSVTADDSLIIRTWYEIATYALDARASDIHIEAGVQATLIRIRVDGLLQIQSHYPIEFHDRLITRIKVLARLDIAEKRLPQDGRLCIGHNFSKPNIDCRVSILPTLHGEKAVVRILPSCVKELDLQEIGLLSEQLEIFQQALAQSNGLILVTGPTGSGKTRTLYSCLRELNQNHRNLCSIEDPIEIRLAGVNQVAYHPRAGLDFPTIIRALLRQDPDVIMIGEIRDAATAQLAIQAAQTGHLVLSTLHTRNACGAVSRLGHLGVDQQSLESCLLSVSSQRLVRKTCSQCLGSNGQTDCPKCKGSGYLGRIGVHEVLNKTHLFNSSTSYVSMRDAGLIHIQAGLINQAALDAEVGTWH, translated from the coding sequence TTGAGCGTTACCGCTGATGACTCACTGATCATTCGCACTTGGTATGAAATCGCTACATATGCCCTAGATGCTAGAGCGAGTGATATTCATATAGAGGCTGGGGTCCAGGCCACACTCATTCGTATTCGGGTCGATGGCCTGCTACAAATACAGTCACATTACCCGATTGAATTTCATGACCGCCTCATCACACGCATCAAAGTTCTGGCGCGCTTAGATATTGCAGAAAAACGTCTGCCGCAAGATGGGCGCCTTTGTATTGGCCATAACTTTTCCAAGCCTAATATTGATTGCCGGGTCTCAATCTTGCCAACGCTTCATGGAGAAAAGGCGGTTGTTCGCATACTGCCCAGTTGCGTAAAAGAGCTTGATCTTCAAGAAATTGGCCTCCTCTCGGAACAACTCGAGATATTCCAGCAAGCCCTTGCTCAATCCAACGGGCTGATCCTAGTGACAGGACCGACTGGGAGCGGCAAGACTCGAACGCTCTATAGCTGCCTTCGTGAGCTCAATCAAAATCATCGCAATCTTTGCTCGATAGAAGACCCTATTGAAATTCGTCTTGCTGGGGTCAATCAAGTGGCCTATCACCCGCGGGCAGGTTTGGATTTTCCAACCATCATTCGCGCCCTTCTTCGACAAGATCCGGATGTCATCATGATTGGAGAAATCCGTGATGCCGCTACAGCTCAGCTTGCTATTCAGGCAGCGCAAACCGGACATCTCGTTCTCAGCACCTTACATACCCGAAATGCTTGTGGGGCAGTCTCTAGACTGGGCCATCTAGGAGTAGATCAACAATCTCTGGAGTCCTGTCTCTTAAGCGTCAGCTCACAGCGCCTCGTGCGAAAAACTTGCTCACAATGTCTTGGCAGCAATGGCCAGACCGACTGCCCAAAATGTAAAGGGAGTGGCTACCTTGGGCGTATTGGAGTTCATGAAGTACTAAACAAAACCCATTTGTTTAACTCATCTACCTCATACGTCAGCATGCGAGATGCCGGACTAATTCATATACAAGCAGGTCTTATTAATCAAGCAGCCCTAGATGCAGAAGTGGGCACATGGCATTAA
- the zapD gene encoding cell division protein ZapD: protein MLRLEYLFARFNHFVRSDDPELHHNAISVLFDLGDIGARGDIKSLLLKEFERQKYMLNGLKSSQKVDQEALTQTLSEIDSVAGSINQSTGRPNSVITESEWLNAIRTRLNIPGGTSPIDLPSYHAWKNSPSSERRELLEKYVGPLLPWHEACQLFLRLLRQSGEAKDVVAHNGSFQQAPSGKVYQLMRIAVEDDAMFSEISANKYLLSVRFLKSERDKKAQLVNADVPFKLTLCQL from the coding sequence ATGCTTCGACTGGAGTATTTGTTCGCCCGCTTCAACCACTTTGTCCGCTCTGATGACCCAGAGTTGCACCACAATGCCATCTCTGTTTTGTTTGATCTTGGTGACATTGGTGCACGCGGTGATATTAAATCTTTACTACTCAAAGAATTTGAGCGTCAAAAATATATGCTCAATGGATTGAAGTCATCCCAAAAAGTTGATCAAGAGGCGCTGACACAAACTCTTTCAGAAATTGATTCCGTTGCCGGCAGTATTAATCAATCAACAGGCAGACCCAACTCCGTGATTACCGAGAGTGAATGGTTAAATGCGATTCGCACTAGATTAAATATTCCAGGCGGCACCAGTCCAATTGATTTGCCTAGTTATCATGCCTGGAAAAATAGTCCATCATCTGAGCGGCGTGAATTGCTTGAAAAATATGTTGGGCCACTCTTGCCATGGCATGAGGCGTGCCAATTATTTTTACGACTGTTACGTCAATCAGGAGAGGCTAAAGATGTAGTCGCACACAATGGCTCTTTTCAGCAAGCTCCATCGGGCAAGGTCTATCAATTAATGCGCATTGCCGTAGAAGATGACGCTATGTTTTCTGAAATTAGCGCAAATAAATATTTGCTCTCAGTGCGTTTCTTAAAGTCCGAACGCGATAAAAAAGCACAGTTGGTGAATGCTGATGTGCCATTCAAACTCACCCTCTGCCAGCTTTAA
- a CDS encoding ATP-binding protein, with translation MNEKLDRLLDHLDTFLPKPLTDEQWKSSTAYRWRRRDSIFGSIGFLQPVKYVADITFEDLQNIDRQRDAIRDNTKNFIQKKPANNILLTGARGTGKSSLIKASLHEFASQGLRLVEVEKEHLADLADITELLAERPERFIIFCDDLSFEEGESGYKAMKSALDGSVSAQVDNILIYATSNRRHLLPEYMKDNETYVHNDDGEIHPGEVVEEKISLSERFGLWLSFYPPKQDEYLAIVAHWLQHFGLSAGQIEAARSEALVWALERGSRSGRVAWQFAKHWAGSKA, from the coding sequence ATGAATGAAAAATTAGACCGTCTTTTAGACCATCTCGATACTTTTTTACCAAAGCCATTAACTGATGAGCAGTGGAAATCATCTACTGCATATAGATGGCGTCGGCGCGATAGTATCTTTGGCAGCATTGGATTTTTGCAGCCCGTAAAGTACGTGGCAGATATTACTTTTGAGGATTTGCAGAATATTGATCGTCAGCGTGATGCCATACGCGATAACACCAAAAACTTTATTCAGAAAAAACCTGCCAACAATATTTTGTTGACTGGCGCTAGGGGAACTGGAAAGTCCTCATTGATCAAAGCGAGCTTGCATGAGTTTGCCAGCCAAGGCTTGCGGCTAGTTGAGGTTGAGAAAGAGCATTTGGCTGATTTGGCTGACATTACCGAGCTTTTGGCTGAGCGTCCAGAGCGCTTCATTATTTTTTGCGATGACCTCTCCTTTGAGGAAGGTGAATCCGGCTATAAGGCCATGAAATCAGCCTTAGATGGCTCTGTTTCTGCGCAAGTCGACAATATTTTGATTTATGCCACTTCTAATCGCCGTCATTTATTGCCTGAGTATATGAAGGATAACGAGACCTACGTTCATAACGACGATGGTGAAATTCATCCTGGTGAAGTGGTTGAAGAAAAGATTTCTTTATCAGAGCGCTTTGGTCTTTGGTTGTCTTTTTACCCGCCAAAACAAGATGAGTATTTGGCGATCGTGGCGCATTGGTTGCAGCATTTTGGTTTAAGTGCTGGGCAAATTGAAGCGGCGCGTTCAGAAGCTTTAGTTTGGGCATTGGAGCGTGGCTCACGCTCAGGTCGCGTTGCTTGGCAATTCGCTAAGCATTGGGCTGGTTCAAAAGCTTAA
- the argJ gene encoding bifunctional glutamate N-acetyltransferase/amino-acid acetyltransferase ArgJ, with translation MTVNLPLPTKAELKPIKGFEMGIAEAGIKKANRKDLLVMTLAPGSQVAGVFTLNRFCAAPVQVCREHLAQEGRNGEIRALVVNTGNANAGTGESGMKHALETCAALAKDLKIHPEQILPFSTGVILESLPIEKIISALPKAVSNLGEDNWFDAAEAIMTTDTQPKATSETVQTPAGMVTITGICKGAGMIHPNMATMLGFIATDAGFAPGLLSGLTREIADLSFNAITIDGDTSTNDSFIIMATGQSSVQIQSANDPSYVILRDALIALARKLAQMIVRDGEGATKFMTIEVLGGKTSEECRLVAKAVAHSPLVKTAFFASDPNLGRILAAIGYAGIADLDVNHVQMWLGDVWVAKNGGRNPDYLEADGQRVMQAPEITVKIDLGRGNATQTMWTCDLSHDYVSINADYRS, from the coding sequence ATGACCGTTAACTTACCCCTCCCCACAAAAGCCGAACTAAAGCCCATCAAAGGTTTTGAGATGGGCATCGCCGAAGCCGGTATCAAGAAGGCAAATCGCAAAGATTTATTGGTGATGACTTTAGCTCCTGGTTCCCAGGTAGCTGGTGTTTTTACTCTAAATCGCTTTTGCGCTGCTCCAGTACAAGTTTGTCGCGAGCATTTGGCGCAAGAGGGTCGTAATGGTGAAATCCGAGCCCTTGTAGTGAATACCGGCAATGCTAATGCTGGGACTGGTGAATCTGGTATGAAACACGCCTTAGAAACCTGCGCAGCTTTGGCTAAGGATCTGAAGATTCATCCAGAGCAGATTTTGCCTTTTTCTACAGGCGTGATTCTTGAGTCGCTCCCGATTGAGAAAATTATTAGCGCTTTGCCAAAGGCAGTCTCAAACCTAGGCGAGGATAATTGGTTTGATGCGGCTGAAGCCATCATGACCACAGATACTCAGCCTAAAGCTACTTCAGAAACTGTACAAACGCCTGCAGGAATGGTGACCATTACTGGTATCTGTAAGGGCGCTGGCATGATTCACCCCAATATGGCAACCATGCTGGGATTTATTGCTACTGATGCTGGATTTGCACCTGGCCTATTGAGCGGTCTTACTCGTGAGATAGCAGATCTTTCATTTAATGCGATCACTATTGATGGTGATACATCCACTAATGACTCTTTCATCATTATGGCGACGGGCCAGTCATCAGTGCAAATTCAATCAGCGAACGATCCTAGTTATGTGATCTTACGAGATGCATTAATTGCACTAGCTAGAAAGCTGGCGCAAATGATTGTGCGCGATGGCGAAGGTGCAACCAAATTTATGACGATCGAAGTGCTTGGTGGCAAGACTTCTGAGGAGTGCCGCCTGGTTGCAAAGGCAGTCGCCCATTCCCCTTTAGTAAAAACCGCTTTCTTTGCTAGCGACCCTAATTTAGGCCGCATCCTGGCAGCGATTGGCTATGCAGGTATCGCTGATTTAGATGTGAATCACGTACAAATGTGGTTAGGCGATGTTTGGGTTGCTAAAAATGGTGGACGCAATCCTGACTATCTCGAGGCTGATGGTCAGAGGGTCATGCAGGCCCCAGAAATCACCGTCAAGATTGACTTGGGCCGCGGCAACGCTACACAAACTATGTGGACTTGTGACTTGTCGCATGACTATGTATCTATTAATGCAGATTACCGCTCATAA
- a CDS encoding NUDIX domain-containing protein, with protein MSEIKRPVTEVAAGILLDSEGRYLLGQRPEGKPYAGYWEVPGGKIEKGETVFEALKRELQEELGIDIQSSEELTVLEHDYPHAYVRLHVSIIRDWRGVPKGCENQALSWELLAAEKPSVEPLLPAAWPMLERLRALLT; from the coding sequence ATGAGTGAAATCAAGCGCCCAGTTACTGAAGTAGCAGCAGGAATTTTGCTAGATTCTGAGGGGCGCTATCTTTTGGGGCAGAGACCTGAAGGCAAACCCTACGCTGGTTATTGGGAAGTTCCAGGTGGAAAAATCGAAAAAGGGGAAACGGTTTTCGAGGCGCTTAAGCGTGAACTTCAAGAAGAGCTTGGTATTGATATTCAATCAAGTGAAGAGCTTACCGTTCTGGAGCATGATTACCCGCATGCCTATGTTCGCTTACATGTGAGCATTATTCGCGATTGGAGAGGGGTTCCCAAAGGTTGTGAGAATCAAGCCTTATCGTGGGAGTTGCTTGCTGCCGAAAAGCCTAGTGTTGAACCTTTATTGCCCGCCGCCTGGCCCATGCTGGAAAGGCTAAGAGCCCTTTTGACTTAA
- a CDS encoding HlyC/CorC family transporter — protein sequence MDTFFDDWPFYSQVALVLFLLALSGFFSMAETSMLSSNRHRLRAMANGGNAGAALAERLLKRIDSLLSVLLISNNLINTVLPILVTGIALHIFGDSGLVLSIATLVVALLIIVFSEITPKVIGAAFPEKIASNVGWFILPLTFVLKPLLWFINSFVSGLMKVSGLQSSSDSRAMSKEELRSLVLESNRFVSNHHRNILLNLFNLENITVDDVMTPRSKIEVLDLSRPIDEVVQQLETCYHNKLPVCDGDSERIVGILSVKKALSLLGDTDLKHEDFRVLLNEPYFIPSSTPVLQQMQFFQDNQQRLSLVVNEYGEVLGLVTFEDIVEELIGEFTTSLSNLSTDPHWLPNGSYLATGGASLRDLNRLLNLDLPLDGPRTLNGLILDKLEAIPDHDVSIRIAGIVMEIVQFDEQGVKTVKLYRPANRTPEQD from the coding sequence ATGGACACCTTTTTTGACGATTGGCCGTTTTATAGCCAAGTTGCTCTAGTCCTATTTTTACTTGCGCTATCTGGCTTTTTCTCGATGGCAGAAACCAGCATGCTGTCATCGAATCGTCACCGCTTACGTGCAATGGCCAATGGCGGTAATGCGGGTGCGGCGCTAGCTGAGAGGCTCCTAAAGCGTATTGACTCATTGTTATCGGTGCTATTAATTTCGAATAATCTAATTAATACCGTTCTCCCCATTCTGGTAACGGGTATTGCCCTCCATATTTTTGGCGACAGTGGTCTCGTACTTTCTATCGCTACCTTAGTTGTTGCTCTACTCATCATCGTCTTTAGCGAGATTACCCCGAAGGTCATTGGAGCTGCTTTTCCAGAAAAGATTGCTTCCAATGTTGGCTGGTTTATTTTGCCCCTCACTTTTGTATTGAAACCGCTACTTTGGTTTATCAATAGCTTTGTTTCTGGTCTTATGAAAGTGTCTGGCCTGCAATCCTCATCTGATAGCAGGGCTATGAGCAAAGAAGAGTTACGCAGCCTAGTTTTGGAATCAAATCGTTTTGTCTCCAATCATCATCGCAACATCCTGCTCAACTTATTCAATTTGGAAAACATCACCGTTGATGATGTGATGACACCCAGGTCCAAGATTGAGGTTTTGGATCTATCAAGGCCTATTGATGAAGTGGTCCAGCAGCTGGAGACTTGCTATCACAATAAATTACCTGTTTGCGATGGTGACTCTGAGCGTATTGTCGGGATCCTTTCCGTCAAAAAGGCCTTGTCCTTGCTGGGCGATACTGACCTTAAGCATGAAGACTTTAGGGTGTTATTAAATGAGCCTTACTTCATCCCAAGTAGCACCCCGGTACTGCAGCAAATGCAATTTTTCCAAGACAACCAACAACGCTTAAGTTTGGTTGTGAATGAATATGGTGAAGTTCTGGGGTTAGTGACTTTTGAAGATATCGTGGAAGAACTCATTGGTGAATTTACGACCTCTCTCTCCAACCTCTCAACTGATCCGCATTGGCTCCCGAACGGAAGCTATCTAGCAACAGGCGGCGCCTCACTACGCGATCTGAATCGCTTACTCAACCTCGATCTCCCCTTGGATGGTCCGCGCACCTTAAATGGACTTATTCTCGACAAGCTCGAGGCCATCCCCGATCATGATGTCAGCATTCGCATTGCTGGCATCGTCATGGAAATTGTTCAATTTGACGAACAGGGCGTAAAAACAGTGAAACTGTATCGTCCTGCCAATCGGACTCCAGAACAAGATTGA
- a CDS encoding type II secretion system F family protein, which translates to MALSKQNQLHFAEQLVTLLEAGLPLLNAIELIYLTAPKAWIPWVTSIHTQLKKGESFSQCLRAQANLFSMEFINLIRVSERTGDFLLALKTICQQLEAQIELRRKIQQAMSYPAITLTSSCLLVIVMMIWVVPVFKDVFAHFQAELPAPTKMLIQASSWFEAFYLEIVIALIGFAALFSLAWSKAPKIQKHCDRLSFYLPMIGQLLRLATLTYWCRTLGHLLKSGLPLPDALRVTAQSSNHWLSHDFSAEIFKHLTRGWSLGDAITKADPKHLLFDQETLQLLRIGSESGALAEMLQKRASILSSQLSNRLNTLSQSLEPLLIIFVGLIIGSLVIILYLPIFNLGQIV; encoded by the coding sequence ATGGCATTAAGCAAGCAGAACCAACTTCATTTTGCCGAGCAACTCGTAACATTGCTAGAGGCAGGCCTACCACTCCTCAACGCGATTGAACTCATTTATTTAACCGCCCCAAAGGCCTGGATTCCATGGGTGACTAGCATTCACACCCAGCTCAAAAAGGGCGAAAGTTTTTCTCAATGCTTACGCGCCCAAGCAAATCTATTCTCCATGGAATTTATTAATCTCATTCGCGTTAGTGAGCGCACTGGCGACTTTCTTCTGGCGCTAAAAACCATCTGTCAGCAACTAGAAGCCCAAATTGAATTGCGTCGAAAAATTCAACAGGCGATGAGTTATCCCGCCATCACTCTGACCAGCTCTTGCCTTCTAGTGATAGTGATGATGATTTGGGTTGTGCCCGTCTTTAAAGATGTTTTTGCTCATTTTCAAGCGGAGTTGCCAGCCCCGACTAAAATGTTAATTCAAGCATCCTCATGGTTTGAAGCGTTCTACCTTGAAATAGTGATAGCCCTCATCGGCTTTGCTGCGCTCTTTAGCCTTGCTTGGTCTAAGGCCCCCAAAATCCAAAAACATTGCGATCGACTGAGCTTCTATTTACCCATGATTGGGCAGCTTCTCAGATTGGCAACACTTACCTACTGGTGTCGGACATTGGGTCATCTCCTAAAGTCTGGATTACCCCTTCCAGATGCATTGAGAGTTACCGCACAATCATCTAACCACTGGCTCAGCCATGATTTCAGCGCTGAAATATTCAAACACCTCACCCGTGGCTGGTCACTCGGAGATGCCATAACAAAAGCAGATCCTAAGCACCTACTATTTGATCAGGAAACATTGCAGCTCTTACGAATAGGGTCTGAAAGTGGCGCACTCGCTGAAATGCTACAAAAGCGCGCATCAATATTGAGCTCTCAATTAAGCAATCGCTTAAACACCTTAAGCCAAAGCTTGGAGCCTTTATTAATCATTTTCGTTGGGCTCATTATTGGAAGTCTGGTCATAATCCTATATCTCCCCATCTTTAACCTAGGACAGATTGTTTAA
- the coaE gene encoding dephospho-CoA kinase (Dephospho-CoA kinase (CoaE) performs the final step in coenzyme A biosynthesis.): MATNPTNPSSEQAGLGILKGRVPFVGLTGGIGSGKTAVSDRLAQLGAGIVDTDLIAHQITASNGVAIPLIQKQFGSEFIDSSGALNRVKMRSLVFSDPVARQSLEAITHPLIREETIQQTKRLITEKVPYLVFVVPLLIESGNWVSLLDYLVVVDCPEETQIERVMQRSKLSRNEVERILKAQASRQERIAKADIVIENQGSFENLKTEVLKLHEKILQIQKDLTSSS, from the coding sequence ATGGCCACAAACCCTACAAATCCTTCTTCTGAGCAAGCCGGCCTAGGCATCCTAAAAGGGCGTGTGCCCTTTGTAGGCCTTACTGGAGGCATTGGCTCAGGAAAAACTGCCGTGAGTGATCGGCTCGCTCAACTGGGCGCGGGCATTGTCGACACTGATCTCATCGCCCATCAGATCACCGCCTCAAATGGAGTCGCAATCCCCCTCATTCAAAAGCAGTTCGGCTCTGAGTTCATTGATTCAAGCGGGGCTCTAAATAGAGTCAAGATGCGTAGCCTAGTATTTTCCGATCCGGTGGCTAGGCAATCTTTAGAAGCAATTACCCACCCCCTCATAAGGGAAGAAACCATTCAGCAAACTAAACGGCTGATAACAGAAAAGGTTCCTTATCTTGTTTTTGTGGTGCCCCTATTGATCGAATCTGGCAATTGGGTCTCCCTGTTGGATTACCTCGTGGTGGTGGACTGCCCAGAGGAGACTCAAATTGAACGAGTGATGCAGCGCAGCAAATTATCCCGAAACGAGGTAGAAAGAATTCTCAAAGCCCAAGCCAGCAGACAAGAGCGCATCGCCAAAGCCGATATAGTCATTGAAAACCAAGGATCTTTTGAGAACTTAAAAACTGAAGTTTTGAAGTTGCACGAAAAAATCTTACAGATTCAGAAAGATCTCACCAGTTCGTCATAG